A DNA window from Coffea arabica cultivar ET-39 chromosome 6c, Coffea Arabica ET-39 HiFi, whole genome shotgun sequence contains the following coding sequences:
- the LOC113706678 gene encoding serine/threonine-protein phosphatase 7 long form homolog gives MDRPQQISQLLTVPMEVRRWPGLLSFSEINQVASYLGPIGDFKDIESDGYLVEALIQLWDPDGSTFRIGSKELTPTIEEVAGLLNLSVKGTAVIFPIASGKVEFCHFTGLKESVVRGSDQSIDVKFLFDRFAMKDGFDKYSKDFSFTSKVTWECKRPLVYGLVMAGIYLFPRKDKKIGFKITKLLSDLFFGIKDRQASIVPIVLADIFVACTNCQRGSKFFYGSNRILHIWAMEHFRRQLPALDGLPLIGYNWISTHHKRVDQSNLLRSASEWLDFLRVLSDQKIRWVLDWTDCFNPVLRAKSSDLIPLLGTQGIMAYTPKRFLRQLGRIQGVPLTPDLTDFTISFGKGTCPDKIPMKVSIVEAWETLSDDEDIAYVPQLKPMALVTPQYEEWLRESGAGRPLMEQSEEVKKLMAIIEAKDTENAQLRQSVKVNKGLAEKNKRLCEEMRERHQELKRKCGRLYDQTERMQNPYSREPKDAVIDRLKKFNDLVRNQLREMM, from the coding sequence ATGGACAGGCCTCAACAAATCAGTCAGCTGTtaacagttccaatggaggTTCGAAGATGGCCAGGGCTTCTTTCATTTAGTGAGATCAATCAGGTCGCCTCCTACCTTGGACCAATTGGGGATTTCAAAGACATTGAGTCAGATGGATATTTGGTAGAAGCTTTAATTCAATTGTGGGATCCCGATGGTTCAACATTTCGGATAGGAAGCAAGGAGTTGACTCCGACCATTGAAGAGGTAGCCGGTCTTCTGAATTTGTCAGTAAAGGGTACAGCAGTGATATTTCCGATTGCTTCTGGCAAGGTTGAATTCTGTCATTTTACTGGACTAAAAGAGTCTGTAGTGCGAGGATCAGATCAAAGCATAGATGTAAAATTTTTGTTTGACAGATTCGCAATGAAAGACGGGTTTGATAAGTATTCGAAGGAtttttcatttacatctaagGTAACATGGGAATGTAAGAGGCCGCTGGTGTATGGACTTGTGATGGCGGGGATTTATTTGTTTcctagaaaagataagaaaattggTTTCAAAATCACTAAACTCCTGTCTGACTTGTTTTTTGGAATTAAGGATCGACAAGCCTCTATAGTACCGATTGTGTTAGCTGACATTTTTGTTGCGTGCACCAACTGCCAAAGGGGGTCAAAGTTCTTTTATGGATCAAATCGAATTTTGCATATATGGGCCATGGAACATTTTCGAAGACAGTTGCCTGCTCTTGATGGTCTACCATTGATTGGGTATAATTGGATCTCTACCCATCATAAGAGAGTTGACCAAAGTAATTTGCTAAGAAGTGCATCGGAATGGCTGGACTTTTTGAGGGTATTGTCAGATCAAAAGATTAGATGGGTACTAGACTGGACCGACTGTTTTAACCCTGTTCTGCGCGCCAAGTCATCAGATTTGATACCGTTATTGGGAACTCAAGGCATCATGGCATACACTCCGAAAAGGTTTCTCAGACAGTTAGGACGCATTCAAGGAGTACCACTCACACCTGACTTGACCGATTTCACCATCAGTTTTGGCAAGGGGACCTGTCCAGACAAAATTCCGATGAAAGTATCAATTGTCGAAGCTTGGGAAACACTGTCCGATGATGAGGATATCGCTTATGTTCCGCAACTTAAACCAATGGCTTTGGTTACCCCTCAATACGAGGAGTGGCTCAGAGAATCTGGTGCTGGGCGACCATTGATGGAACAGTCCGAGGAAGTCAAGAAACTAATGGCAATCATTGAGGCGAAAGACACAGAAAATGCACAATTAAGACAATCTGTGAAAGTGAATAAGGGTCTAGCAGAGAAGAATAAAAGACTGTGTGAAGAAATGCGAGAAAGACACCAGGAATTGAAGAGAAAGTGTGGCAGGTTGTATGATCAAACTGAACGCATGCAGAATCCTTATTCCAGAGAGCCAAAAGATGCTGTGATAGATAGATTGAAAAAGTTTAATGATCTTGTACGAAATCAACTTCGAGAAATGATGTAG